The Cicer arietinum cultivar CDC Frontier isolate Library 1 chromosome 1, Cicar.CDCFrontier_v2.0, whole genome shotgun sequence genome contains the following window.
attattgatagtggtgctacactgcatgttacaccaaggaaggagttcttcacatcttacacttctggtgactttggagtgttgaagatgggtaatgatggtgtgtccaaggtagttggtattggtgatgtttgtttgcagaccaacatgggagtgcagttgttgcttagaggagtcaaacatgctccagatgttcgctttaatttgatctctgtgcagatgcttgatgatggtggttatgataatcactttggttcaggaaaatggaaactcaccagaggtaacttagttgtggccagaggggagaaaattaataaactgtATTGGACTAAAGCATTGGTTGCTAAAGACAGTGTGAATGCCATGGATATGGAGGCTTCTTTGTGGCACCGCAGGCTTAGTCATATCAGTGAAAAGGGGCTGAATTGTTTAGCTAAAAAGGATGTACTTCCGGGATTAAAGAGTGCAGAGTTGGAGAAATGTTCTCATTGCATGGCTGGTAAGCAGACTAGAGTATCCTTCAAGAAACATCCTTCCTCAAGGAAGTCAGAGTTGCTTGAATTGGTGCATTCTGATGTTTGTGGCCCGTTGAAGGTAAAGTCAATTAGTGGTGCACTttactttgttacttttattgatgattgttccagaaagctttgggtctatgctttgaagacaaaagaccaagttctggagaaattcaaagagttccatgttatggtggagagacagtcaggcaagaagttgaaatgcattcgtactgacaatggtggtgagtattgtggaccatttgatgtttattgcaAGCAGCACGGTATCAGACATGAAAAGACTCCTCCTAAAACCCCTCAGCTGAATGGTTTAGCAGAGAGAATGAACAGGACATTGATTGAAAGAGTTAGGTGTATGCTTTCTGAAGCAAAGTTGCCTAAGCATTTCTGGGGTGAAGCATTGTACACGGCAATGCATGTTATTAATCTGAGTCCTGCAGCTGCTTTGAATGCTGAGGTGCCAGACAAGATTTGGTTTGGCAAGAATGTCAGGTATGATCATTTGCGTGTCTTCGGTTGCAAAGCATATGTGCATGTTCCAAAGGATGAGAGATCCAAGTTGGATGGGAAGACAAGACAGTGCATCTTTATCGGTTATGGTCAGGATGAATTTGGCTACAAGCTGTTTGATCCAGTTGAGAAGAAAGCTGTTAGAAGCCGTGATGTGAAGTTCATGGAAGACCAAAccattgaagacattgataagatggagaagactacacctgagattgataatggtttgtctgatgttgatccagttcggatgcctacacatgatctggatactgctgaaaataatgttcagaatgatgagcaacatggtgatgttggtgatcagcagcttggagatgattttgatgttcCTAATGATGATGCTGAAGAAGAACATGAGATGTCACAAGATGAGGATCTTGGTGATGCTCCTGAACCACCTCAAGCTCAAGTTTGGAGGTCTACTAGGCAGAGGAAACCATCCACCAGGTATCCTTCTGATGACTATGTTACCTTGACTGATGGAGGCGAACCTGAATGTTATGATGAAGCCATGGAGAGTGATGAAAAGAAGAAGTGGTTGGATGCTATGCAAGATGAAATGAAGTCTTTGCATGATAATCACACTTTTGATTTGGTGAAACTACCTAAGGGAAAGAAGGctttggaaaacaggtggatctTCAGAGTGAAGCAAGAAAACAATTCTACATCTTCAAgatataaagccagattagttgtgAGAGGTTTCAGACAGAGAAAGGGTGTTGATTTCAATGAGATTTTTTctcctgtggtgaagatgtcatccattagaactgtgttgagtttggctgctactcttgatttggaggtagagcaaatggatgtaaaaactgctttccttcatggtgatttggaggaagagatttacatgaagcaacctgatggttttcttgttaaaggcaaagaagactatgtgtgtaggctcagaaagagtctatatggtttgaagcagGCCCCGCGTCAGTGGTACAAGAAGTTTGAGTCAGTTATGTGTGAGCAAGGCTACAGGAAGACTACTTCTGATCACTGTgtctttgttaaaaagtttgctgatgatgatttcattatcttgttattgtatgttgatgacatgcttattgttgggaaaaatatttccatGATTAACAGGTTGAAGAAGCAATTGGGCGAGTCATTTGCCATGAAAGACATGGGAGCTGCTAAGCAGATTCTTGGTATAAGAATCATGCGTGACAGGAACAAGAAGAAACTTTGGCTGTCACAAGAACACTATGTTGAAAGACTGTTACAGAGGTTCCAGATGGAATATGCTAAGGCTGTAAGTACTcctcttgctactcattttaaattgagtacTAGTCAGAGTCCTACCAATGAAGCTGAAAAATCAGATATGCAACGagttccttatgcatctgctGTGGGTAGTTTAATGTATGCAATGGTGTGTACAAGGCCTGATATTGCACATGCTGTTGGTACAGTTAGTAGATTTCTGTCTAATCCAGGTAGAGAGCATTGGAATGCtgtgaaatggattttgaggtaTCTTCGTGGTACTACCAGTTTGAGGCTTTGTTTTGGAGGTGATAAGCCTACTCTTGTGGGATATACTGATTCTGATATGGCTGGAGACATTGATTCCAGAAAGTCTACTTCAGGCTACTTGATTAAGcttgcagggggagctgtggCATGGCAATCCAGATTGCAGAGGTGTGTTGCATTGTCCACTACTGAGGCAGAGTTcattgccattacagaagcatgcAAGGAATTGTTATGGTTGAGGAAATTCTTGCAGGAGCTTGGTTTTGTTCAAGATAAGTATTTGCTATTTTGTGATAGTCAAAGTGCAATTCATCTTGGTAAGAACTCAACCTTTCATTCTAGGTCCAAGCACATTGATGttaggtatcattggatacgtgatgttttggatgcTGGATTGTTGGAATTGGCCAAGATTCATACAGATGATAATGGTGCTGATATGATGACCAAGGCATTACCGAGAAGcaagtttgaaacttgttgtgagATCGCCGGTTTGGCGGTCACCTCCACATAGTTGTGAGGGGGAGAtatgttgggttttgggctcccttcctatgtggagaaagacCCAATATGTGCAAGNNNNNNNNNNNNNNNNNNNNNNNNNNNNNNNNNNNNNNNNNNNNNNNNNNNNNNNNNNNNNNNNNNNNNNNNNNNNNNNNNNNNNNNNNNNNNNNNNNNNNNNNNNNNNNNNNNNNNNNNNNNNNNNNNNNNNNNNNNNNNNNNNNNNNNNNNNNNNNNNNNNNNNNNNNNNNNNNNNNNNNNNNNNNNNNNNNNNNNNNNNNNNNNNNNNNNNNNNNNNNNNNNNNNNNNNNNNNNNNNNNNNNNNNNNNNNNNNNNNNNNNNNNNNNNNTGATTGTTGTGCTGgttaccttgctgtttttggctggttactgagcacgaatttgtgtcatattagaaactctcttgtacccatattttgatcatagtggagctctattactggtttggtcccgtggttgtttacttctcacattgagaaggtttttccacgttaaaaattattgtgtcatttgtgattgtgattttagttgctgtgattatttgttgattgctcctcacagattcttgcaagtttgggaaattgattatccgctgcatattgctctgttagagttgttattatatttgttgttgaatttcccatcagaTTGAACATGATGGCAAGGATTAGATTGAACGGAGAAGACTGAACACATTTTTGCAACTTCCCAACGTGAGAATATATTCATATTCTCATTCCATCTAAATCGCCATTTGGAAAGGTGATTTCTCAAAGCTTTTTCAAGGTCGCcttttggaatggcgacttgcAGTAGGTGGTGTCGCAAGGTCGTTCAAATAGTACCCGTATTAAAACTGAAATGAATGTTAAAGAAAAAGTACCAAGAAAATATGGACAATATCGGTTAACTAACcatactcgaaaacattgtTCAAATGTTACGGTCACCTCTATcaattatcgtaatttaaaatttctatttatgtatttttatgaactatattaattacatatatatatattatttttgttatttcaataaaatttgaaaaaaaattaaaataaatgttttttttagaaaaaaaaactttgggAAATCCCCGTTTAGAACTTCGACTTCTTAatattttatcgtaatttaaaatttctatttatgtgtttttatgaattatattaattatatatatatatattatttttgttatttcaataaaaattgaagtaagtgttttaaaatttaaaaaattttttttttagaaatccCCATTTGAAAGGCCTTTGGAAAATCGTCATTTGGAACTTGGGCTtacttaaggaagtcgccattccaaatggcaacttataactaaaaaaaaaaataaaaaaaaataaaaaaggatattttaatatttaattttcaaaaaagagtagtttgataaataaaaaaaattcagaaaaaaggttatttaaaaaaaaattccccACATTTTTCTCCAtgtcattaatttttaaatctcaATAACTATATTTTTGGCTTCCTTGCCTTACCATCACCAATTCTCTTCTATACTTTTACTTTAAATTTGGGTTTTATTGAGTTCAATAAATATAACAGCCGAATAAAAACTTGTATTCATCAACGACAAGTTTATAAATATCACTAATTATCTTCtatacttcttttatttttgtgtgttttaattgttatttaaatatatttgttattttattttttcaacaaaatgaCCCATAGCTAACCATGGAAACATGGATAAGAAAGTagacatgaaaaaaaaaaatacatcgttagtgtaaactaattttatacaTAAACTAGTTTTACATTCaataaaatttgagaaaattgtaGATCATTTCACAAGTTGGTTATGAAATAGACTTACATGACAATTGACAATGATAGATTCCTATGagatagacttttttttttctcttcattctAAAAAGTTTAGCAGAATAATCCTAccttattatttcataacgccacattattatttcataacgtttTTCCAACAACTTTCACATTAATTCCACATTACTACTCAATACTTTTTTTGTCTGCATTAATCGACTTCACATTTTTGCCTCTACTAATCATCTACTTATTTGTTAACAATTATATACATCTTTtcagaatatataatattaaacttAATAACATGAGAAGTTTCTTCAACTTCTTCTGAATTGAGAGTACATATGTCTCTCTTGCTTAACCCTAACATATATTTCAACTATTTATATGTGTCTTTTATTGTTGGGTACTTCTCTTctataaattatattgataaaattgaatatatattattggtataactactatatcaattagggatgggaatatgctaggccgtccgtcaggggcctatgacCTGGCCTACTTATAGTCTGGTCTGGCCtagcctatttaataaaaatgttaggctcatgctatttttaaagtctatttatttaaataggtcagactcaggcttataaaaaagtctcTTAGGTCTTACaagccgacctatatatattttattatttattaatgttattatttattaataatattatttcctattttaaagtctatcaattaggcaatcacttaGTCGTTTCATATTCGGTAGCGATTTCATATTCGGTAGCGATTTCATATTCGATAATtgtttcatatttggtagtaGTTCAATTAGGTAATCACTCGatagtcatttcatatttgtttgagatataATAACGGGTGCATTTGTTTCaggaaaaaaatctattctttgaaaccaaaaatcaatttttatggtttaaatggtgtttgtttcatattttttaaaaatcattttttgtttaatatatataaatatataaaatataatatttaaatattttaatgttaataagtcttttaaataggcttttaggtcagaccagacttttaaaaaggtcatgTCAAACTGGGAACAAAAAGTCTATGATAGGTTGTAGGCCAGACTTATgtgtaaaaaattaatcgtaggttaGGCTCAGGTCTTTCAAAGTCTGGCCTGACATATTCCCATCTCTAATATCAATAATCATTTGACAATTGAGACATAAaacttcatattaattttttaaaaatccatttaaatcaaataaattaaatatatctacACAACGCGCGGATTAGCATCTAGTTATTATTAATAGACATGACAACGAGTGttgaaatatgttttttattcaaTCATCCCCACACTTAATTAGTCAAGAAAAATATGTATCCGACTCTATTTTCTATAGTCCTTAATTTTTATAGAGTGTGAAATTTAagttctcttttttttttttacaaagttcAGATTTCTTTGTCTCACATTCgtatttacttttatatataataataaatttaaaagttatatttattataattaaaaaaattattattataaaataataaaattaaaaaaattataattataatttctatagagagaaaattataatttataatatattgaatatgtatatatatatatataatttaaaaatgacaataatattattaacgaAGTGAGTTCGGAGGTGGTTGCAGGTGAACATCAATTCACGAAATTCTTCTCTATcctgaattttaattttaagaaaaattcgCACCTACAttcaattaaattgaatttttttccgTCGAAATCGTGACGAATTCGAATGGATATATGCATGTTAGAATGAATATTTACACGCACATATTGTGTTATTATTCCTATATCTTAACCATTATTTATGTTGATAGATCGATAGAGAAGACATCAATACCGAAGAGATGGAAAACACTTTTTCTGAATTTATGTTCTTctaatttctaatttagtcttttcattatttttaattataacttttttaaaaaaaaaaactaatttttacaattcaaattttatttaagtaATTTGAAACCCTTAAAATCATCACATGCTATCCACGTATTCATGAAGCAAGTCTAGATCATTTGATTTAATTGTCACATCATCATAATTGAATGTGAAATTTAGACGTGTGCAAGATTTTTAAGGTCAAAAGAAAGACAAttgatttgataaattttgtatGGTGGTTGATTCTCTATccaagaaagaaaaggaaagttACGGTAGGGGCTACCAAATTGCCTCCTCTTCTCCCCAATTGCTATACATAAGGAAAATGTTGATACAAACAATCAAATGAGTTCTACAAATCAAATTGGTTAATAAAAAACTTGGACCCAAGATTTTCTAGTTATTTTATatctataaatattattttgatattccACAATTTTGGACACCCTATATTTTATTGTTCCATTTAAATCTCTGTTTCTcaaatgttataattttgtttagatATACTATGATTTATTCTCTTGTAGACTataatctttttgtttttttcatcAAACGTGCAAGTATTTACCCTAGCTCTTTCAACAACACACACCTACCATGAATTTCAGAAATACTTATTGCCAACGCCGCCATCATAGGAGTAGTGGGACATTAATATTTATGGAGCATTAATACTCTACAAATtctattttacaataaaaaataaagcgTGTATCAgtactataaaatattttattaataattttctttaatttatttatatatatatatatatatatattactataatatttattaaaaaataattaaattaaaattttaatacataGATGacatatcaattaatttaattttaataatatcaaaatatgttaatttttaaatctacAAGAAAGTTCTCTTTAATATTTTGTCAGTTTCATAATAGAGGAAGCAACATGTATACTATAATAGAACTAGTATATAActtacatttaaatatttgtatatatcTATGTCCCTAGTTCATTCCATTCATTATCAACCATGGAAGCTCCTCCTTTGCACTTAGCTATGTTTCCATGGTTTGCTATGGGACATTTCACACCATTTCTTCACCTCTCTAACAAATTAGCACAAAGAGGACACAAAATCTCATTCTTCATTCCCAAAAAAACACTCAACAAGTTACAGCATCTAAACCTTCATCCACATCTTATAACATTTTTCACTATCAATGTTCCTCATGTTGATGGTCTTCCTTATGGTGCTGAAACAACTTCAGATGTCCCCTTTTCTTTATTCCCTCTTATTGCTACAGCCATGGATCAAACTGACAAAGAAATTGAACTTCTTCTAAAGGAACTAAAACCACAAATAGTTTTCTTTGATTTTCAATATTGGCTCCCAAACTTGACTAAAAAACTTGGCATCAAAAGTGTTCAATACATGATAATAAATCCAATGACAACAGCTTACCTTGGAACTGGACCAAGACAAAGCCAAGGAAGAGAGTTAACTGAAGCTGATCTCATGAAACCACCGTCAGGCTTCCCTGGTTCATGCATCAAGTTTCATTCATACGAACTTCGATACCTAGCTTCAATAGGGAATGTTGTATTTGGAAGTGGTGTTTTGTTAATGTATCGTTTGGACACAGGTACAAGTTTGGCAGATGCAATTGGTTACAAAGGATGCAAAGAAATTGATGGACCATATGTTGAATATCTTAGAACTATTTATGGAAAGCCTGTTCTGCTTTCAggttaatatattaattgtaatATCAGTATTTTCTCTTTTGTCAGAGTTTGAACTCTAGTCCTTTCACTTTGTGGTTGTTCTTTGCTTTCAGGTCCTCTTTTACCAGAGCCAACCTTATCTAGTTTAGAGGAAAAATGGGTATCATGGCTTAAGGGATTCAAACTTGGTTCTGTGGTTTATTGTGCATATGGAAGTGAAAGTGCATTAGAACATAATCAATTCAAAGAGTTGTTGCTTGGTCTTGAGTTAACAGGTTTTCCATTTCTTGTGGCTCTTAAGCCTCCAATTGGATTTGAGTCTATTGAAGAGGCTCTCCCACAAGGGTTCAATGAAAGAGTCAAAGGAAGAGGGATTATTTATGGAGGTTGGGTGCAGCAACAATTGATTTTAGAACATTCATCTGTTGGGTGTTTTATAACACATTGTGGAGCTGCTTCTATAACTGAGGGACTCGTTAATATGTGTCAATTGGTGTTGTTGCCTCATGTCGGTAGTGATCATATAATGAATGCAAGAATGATGAGTGCAAAGTTGAAAGTTGGTGTGGAAGTTGAGAAAGGTGAAGAAGATGGATTGTTTACAAAAGAAAGTGTGTGTAAGGCTGTGAATACTGTCATGGATGAAGAGAATGAGGTTGGAAGAGAAGTTAGAGCAAATCATGCCAAACTGAGAAACATCCTTCTTAGCAACAATTTAAAATCTTCATGTGTTGATAGTTTCTGTCAAGAACTTTATGATTTGGTCTAGCATttttagttataataataatattgaatattGCTAAATAAGTTTgtttattaataataagaatgtaCTATTAATTTCAGTAGAGTAAACAATATTCCAATTCCAAATCATACAACACTTATTTACTTGGTATTTTGGACTTCcagataatttttatttgaatccAACCAGATTGATCAAAACATAcagatttttatattgaaacCATACAATCATACAACAAGAAATTACAGTTAGGATATCACCTGACTAATTCTTGAAGCTTCTCACAGAAAGTATCAACACAAGCTGACTCCAAACCATGGCTTAATAAGAGGCTCCTAACTTTGGCATGATTAATCCTAACTTCTCTACCAACCTCATTCTCATCATCCATCACAATTTTCACAGCTTCACAGACACTTTCCTTTGTGAACAAACCATCTTCCTCACCCTTCTTCACTTCAACTCCAACCTTCAAGTGCCTTCCCATAATCTTTGCATTAATGATATGATCACTATCTAAATGTGGCAGCAACACCATCTGACAACTATTCATTAGCCCCTCTGTCAAAGAACCAGCGCCACAATGTGTCACAAAGCAACCAACAGAAGAGTGTTCCAAAATCAGTTGTTGCTGTATCCATCCACTATGAACAATCCCTTTTTCCTTAACCCTTTCCTTAAACCCTTCTGGCAAAGCATCTTCAATGGTCTCAAACCCGATTGGAGGTTTAACAATAGCCAGAAATGGAAAACCTGTTAACTCAAGTCCTAACAACAATTCATGAAACTGATCTTGTTTCAATATCCATTCACTTCCAAGTGCACAATAAACTAATGAACCATCCTTAAATCCACCAAGCCAAGAACCCCATTTTTCATCTAAAAAAGTTTTGGGTTGTTCAGGTAAAACAGGTCCTGAAAGAAGAACAGGCTTACCAAATTGTTCTTGTAAGTAATCAACATAAGACCCTTCAATTTCTCTACACCCTTTGAACCCAATTGCATCTGCAAAGCTCAAACCATGAAAAATCCTGTCATAGAAAAGAACACCACTTCCAAACTCCAACTTTCTCTTAGAAGCAAGGTGCTTTGCTTCATGAAATTGAAGATTAAAAGATGAAATAGGGTACCCTTTTGGGGGTTTCATAAGGTCAACTTCAGTCAATTTTTCAGCTTCACACATCCTTAGTGGGGACGTGGTATAGGAAGTTGTTGCTGGATTAACAATCAAGTATAGAAAAGATTTTATTCCTAAACTTTGACTTATTTTTGGTAACCAAAAAGtgaaatcaaagaaaataatttgtgGGTTTAGTTGAGTGAGGAGAAGTTCAATTTGGTTTTGTGTTTGATCCATAGCTGTCATGATAAGTGGACCTAAAGAGAAAGAAACATCTGAAGTTGTTTCAGCACCAAGAGGAAGACCATCAACATGAGGAACATTGAGAGGGAAAAAAGTGATGAGATTTGGGTAGAGATTGAATTGTTCTAACTTTGTTTGTGTTTTCTTGGGGATGAAGAATGATATTTTGTGTCCCCTTTTGGctaatttgtttgagaggtgaaGATATGGTGTCAGGTGACCCATTGCAAACCATGGAAACATTGCTATATGTAAAGAAGAAGGTGAATCCATGGTTGCTTTGTcttaaattaacttatttgcGGTATTTATATGCTTAAGAGTCAGTTCAGTTCAAGTTCACGATAGTTAAatgatatatgtatattttatgtatagttaaataattagagataaatgattaatgttataaaaaaggaaaaaaaaactccaAGAGTATCTTATAGATAGCAAAAGATATAATATATGAAATGGTAAATGGATATTATTGTTCCAACTTACAAGCATCAAACGacaattacaatacacatggatgcAATTAAAATAGAATAGTGTGGCTTAGAAATCAATGGGAGATTTTGGAGTCCATGCATGTGTCATTCTCATTGTTGACAAATATATATAGCATTTGATGCATAATTCATGaatgaagaaaatataatgaaGTGGAATAAACATATCGATTTTGGTCATTCTAGAAAAATTTGTCCATGCTAAGGTGTCGCATGAGTGGGGACAATCTATTTGGATGTCATTGTTTCGGCTAATGTTAAAAGAATATGAATAATTAGTTATAATTAGAAATACACGTTAACTCGCGTGTTTTAcggatttattttaatttatttaatttaagtaaatctttttaaaaaattaatataaaattttatgtcttaattatcaaataattattgatatagtagttatattaataatatatatttaattttatcaatgtaATTTATAAAAGAGAAGTATCTAACAATAAAATACATGTATAAAtagtcaaaatatattttaggagTAAGGAAGAGAAACATGTGTACCCTCAATTCAGAAGAAGTTGAAGAAACTTCTCatgttattaaataattatatcaataatatattcaattttatcaatgtaATTTATAGAAGAGAAGTATCTAACAATAAAAAGCACGTATAAATAATCGAAATGTATTTTAGGGGTAAGCAAGAGAGACATGGACTCTCAATTCAGAAGAAGGTGAAGAaatttttcatgttattaagttcaatattatatattccgaaaatatatagaaaattgCTAACAAATAAGTAGATGGCAGATATAGGCAAAAATGTGAAGTTGATTAATTCAGACAAAAGAATGTATAAGTAGATGGCGAAAATGTGAAGTTGATTAattcgaaaaaaaaaaggtattgagtaataatatgtaattaatGTGAAAGATGTTGGACAAacgttataaaataataatgtggaattaatttagaaaattttgagtagacgttatgaaataatatttaaataagagATATAGTATAAGATAGTGGACAATGATGTATAGAATTTGTggaaaaactatttagaaaataaaactCACTATGAACACCTACAGGTGGAAAATGTTTGTATGTGTGAATGAAATAATATAAGATGAcaacaaaatatgttttaaatatatataacagaTTAGTTAGAGTAGTTACTTAAATACTATTAGAGTTAATTagagtaattaattaaaaaattattgttcacTAAGCAttataagtaaaattattattgtatcattttattatcttttatcaaatataaatttattttaatttttctcaattAGACTCTCAAATTATAACTTTGTTTTCTCTAAATTCTTATATTTCTTATAACTAATAGAGAAGGCAACTTTGCATGAATGAAAGCCACAAAGTAGGTGTCATAATCCAAGCAGCGCATTATTTATTGTCTTTGCCTAGATCATCGAGCCGCACTTaattaaattgaagatcaataaAATTAGTCACATAATCATTTTGTTTGTATGCTTCAAAGTTAAACGATATTTCAGTATGTCTGGAATAAGAAGGTagcaataattaattatatacatcgttataaaatgttaaaataagtCCTTTGAATGTAAAATATAGTTTTCTGACAAATTTCTCAATTTGACaagtttattaattattagtttcatcctattatattagttttatcctactaaattttttttgttaattcagaaaatttttcaagaaaaaaataattaaaaaattttccaaaaattttttttttaaattttttttaagaaacatTTTGAAGTTATATTCTTTGtgagtttttattattcaaagaataataaataaaaaattcaaatacatGGCATGCAGTTGATTAATAGTATTTGAGTTTAGCTTATTTTATGTATGATTTATAATTCtgtttacttttaaaaataaattgctaCATGTCGATCATCACCATCCAATGCGTGCCGGCCATGCTGAAAATGAACATTTCACTTATGACGTGACAtcgaaat
Protein-coding sequences here:
- the LOC101505816 gene encoding cyanidin 3-O-galactoside 2''-O-xylosyltransferase FGGT1-like, giving the protein MDSPSSLHIAMFPWFAMGHLTPYLHLSNKLAKRGHKISFFIPKKTQTKLEQFNLYPNLITFFPLNVPHVDGLPLGAETTSDVSFSLGPLIMTAMDQTQNQIELLLTQLNPQIIFFDFTFWLPKISQSLGIKSFLYLIVNPATTSYTTSPLRMCEAEKLTEVDLMKPPKGYPISSFNLQFHEAKHLASKRKLEFGSGVLFYDRIFHGLSFADAIGFKGCREIEGSYVDYLQEQFGKPVLLSGPVLPEQPKTFLDEKWGSWLGGFKDGSLVYCALGSEWILKQDQFHELLLGLELTGFPFLAIVKPPIGFETIEDALPEGFKERVKEKGIVHSGWIQQQLILEHSSVGCFVTHCGAGSLTEGLMNSCQMVLLPHLDSDHIINAKIMGRHLKVGVEVKKGEEDGLFTKESVCEAVKIVMDDENEVGREVRINHAKVRSLLLSHGLESACVDTFCEKLQELVR
- the UGT79B24 gene encoding cyanidin 3-O-galactoside 2''-O-xylosyltransferase FGGT1, coding for MEAPPLHLAMFPWFAMGHFTPFLHLSNKLAQRGHKISFFIPKKTLNKLQHLNLHPHLITFFTINVPHVDGLPYGAETTSDVPFSLFPLIATAMDQTDKEIELLLKELKPQIVFFDFQYWLPNLTKKLGIKSVQYMIINPMTTAYLGTGPRQSQGRELTEADLMKPPSGFPGSCIKFHSYELRYLASIGNVVFGSGVLLMYRLDTGTSLADAIGYKGCKEIDGPYVEYLRTIYGKPVLLSGPLLPEPTLSSLEEKWVSWLKGFKLGSVVYCAYGSESALEHNQFKELLLGLELTGFPFLVALKPPIGFESIEEALPQGFNERVKGRGIIYGGWVQQQLILEHSSVGCFITHCGAASITEGLVNMCQLVLLPHVGSDHIMNARMMSAKLKVGVEVEKGEEDGLFTKESVCKAVNTVMDEENEVGREVRANHAKLRNILLSNNLKSSCVDSFCQELYDLV